A genomic window from Polaribacter gangjinensis includes:
- the moaC gene encoding cyclic pyranopterin monophosphate synthase MoaC: protein MSEFSHINKTGNPKMVNVSDKQITHRTAIAKATMFLGTEVISHFTNNELMTKKGPVFQTAIIAGIQAVKKTSELIPMCHPLLITGVDIDIQIIDNETIEVNCKVSIEGKTGVEMEALTGASVTCLTIYDMCKSISQQMEIKTIKLMEKTGGKSDFKNE from the coding sequence ATGAGCGAATTTTCTCACATCAACAAAACCGGAAATCCAAAAATGGTAAATGTTTCTGACAAACAAATTACCCATAGAACTGCCATAGCTAAAGCAACCATGTTTTTAGGAACTGAAGTGATTTCTCATTTTACCAATAATGAATTGATGACAAAAAAAGGGCCTGTTTTTCAAACAGCAATTATAGCAGGAATTCAAGCAGTTAAAAAGACATCAGAATTGATTCCAATGTGTCATCCCTTGTTGATTACTGGAGTTGATATTGATATTCAAATTATTGATAATGAAACTATTGAGGTAAATTGTAAGGTTTCTATTGAAGGAAAAACAGGTGTTGAAATGGAAGCGTTAACAGGCGCTTCAGTTACCTGCTTAACAATTTATGACATGTGTAAAAGCATCAGCCAACAAATGGAAATTAAAACCATAAAATTGATGGAAAAAACAGGTGGAAAATCAGATTTTAAGAATGAATAA
- a CDS encoding molybdopterin molybdotransferase MoeA: MISVEKALQIVLNSTQDFGVEEIPFFQSNGRILKESIVADRDFPPFNRVSMDGIAIDFQQFQNGQKEFFIEGIQAAGSEQRSLKNPKNCIEVMTGAVLPKNTSAVVRYEDLEINNGIATILIDEVKDFQNIHPQGKDEQKGAILIPKNIQISPAEIGVFATVGKSTVKVAKQPKVMIISTGDELVDVDGIPLAHQIRRSNVFTLVSLLENLKIPSSTNHISDDKEVLKTNIKKYLETFDVLLFSGAVSKGKFDFLPEVLEELGVQKLFHQVAQRPGKPFWFGQTETCSIFAFPGNPVSTFVNCLVYFYSWFYKFVGIKFEEKTAILAEDIYFKPDLTYFLQVKIHYRFGHLIATPINSNGSGDLSSLIKADGFIQLPNDKTEFKKGESYPIIIYK; encoded by the coding sequence ATGATTTCAGTTGAAAAAGCTTTACAAATTGTTTTAAACTCAACCCAAGACTTTGGTGTTGAAGAAATCCCTTTTTTCCAATCAAATGGAAGAATTTTAAAAGAAAGCATAGTTGCAGACAGAGATTTTCCGCCATTCAACAGAGTTTCTATGGACGGAATTGCCATCGATTTTCAGCAATTTCAAAACGGACAAAAAGAATTTTTTATTGAAGGAATTCAAGCAGCCGGAAGTGAACAACGTTCTTTAAAAAATCCTAAAAATTGTATTGAAGTGATGACTGGTGCTGTATTACCGAAAAATACGTCAGCTGTTGTTAGGTATGAAGATTTGGAGATTAACAATGGAATTGCAACCATTTTGATTGATGAAGTTAAAGATTTTCAAAACATTCATCCACAAGGAAAAGATGAACAAAAAGGAGCAATTTTAATTCCAAAAAACATCCAAATTAGTCCTGCAGAAATTGGTGTTTTTGCCACTGTTGGAAAATCAACTGTAAAAGTTGCTAAACAACCCAAAGTGATGATTATTTCTACGGGTGATGAATTGGTTGATGTTGATGGAATTCCATTAGCGCATCAAATCAGAAGAAGTAATGTTTTTACATTGGTTTCTTTGTTAGAAAATTTAAAAATTCCATCATCAACAAATCATATTTCTGATGACAAAGAAGTTTTAAAAACTAACATAAAAAAATATTTAGAAACCTTTGATGTACTGCTTTTTAGTGGTGCAGTTAGCAAAGGAAAATTTGATTTTTTACCAGAAGTTTTAGAAGAATTAGGCGTTCAAAAATTGTTTCATCAAGTAGCACAAAGACCAGGAAAACCATTTTGGTTTGGACAAACTGAAACGTGTAGCATATTTGCATTTCCTGGAAATCCTGTATCGACTTTTGTGAATTGTTTGGTGTATTTTTATTCTTGGTTTTACAAATTTGTGGGAATAAAATTCGAAGAAAAAACAGCAATTTTAGCAGAAGATATTTATTTTAAACCAGATTTAACCTATTTTTTACAAGTTAAAATTCACTACAGATTTGGACATTTAATAGCAACTCCTATCAATTCAAATGGTTCAGGAGATTTATCAAGTTTGATAAAAGCAGATGGATTTATTCAATTACCAAATGATAAAACTGAGTTTAAAAAAGGCGAAAGTTATCCAATAATTATTTATAAATAA
- the moaA gene encoding GTP 3',8-cyclase MoaA, with the protein MNNLVDSFGRQINYVRLAVTDRCNLRCQYCMPAQGIDIVPREELLTFKEMYRLIRVLTELGVTKVRLTGGEPFVRKDFIGFLEMLSYNDLLETINITTNGALISEHISTLEKLEKVKTINLSIDSLQPDKFAKITRRDVFPEVFKTFDLLEKSSLNLKLNVVVQSGFNTDEIVDFVRLTKDKNVAVRFIEEMPFNGKGQREMNENWTFTKILNEIKSQFDVTEIVSEKSSTSRNYHIENHVGSVGIIPAFTRTICNDCNRIRITSMGTFKNCLFDDGVFNLRDFIRNGASNDDLKTLFLSLIKEKPENGFVAEANRKKGNVSESMSTIGG; encoded by the coding sequence ATGAACAATTTAGTCGATTCTTTTGGGCGTCAAATCAATTATGTGCGATTAGCAGTTACAGATCGTTGTAATTTGCGTTGCCAATATTGCATGCCTGCTCAAGGAATTGATATTGTGCCAAGAGAAGAATTATTAACTTTTAAAGAAATGTATCGTTTAATTCGTGTTTTGACAGAATTAGGCGTTACAAAAGTGCGTTTAACAGGTGGTGAACCTTTTGTGAGAAAGGATTTTATTGGTTTTTTAGAAATGCTTTCGTATAACGATTTGTTAGAAACCATCAATATTACTACAAATGGAGCGTTGATTTCTGAACATATTTCTACACTTGAAAAGTTAGAAAAAGTAAAAACAATCAATTTGAGTATTGATAGTTTACAACCTGATAAATTTGCCAAAATTACCAGAAGAGATGTATTTCCTGAAGTCTTTAAAACGTTTGATTTGCTTGAAAAAAGCAGTCTCAATCTCAAGTTAAATGTGGTTGTTCAATCAGGTTTTAATACTGATGAAATTGTTGATTTTGTTAGATTAACCAAAGATAAAAATGTTGCTGTTCGATTTATTGAAGAAATGCCTTTCAATGGAAAAGGTCAGCGTGAAATGAACGAAAATTGGACATTCACTAAAATTTTAAACGAGATTAAAAGTCAGTTTGATGTTACTGAAATTGTATCAGAAAAATCATCCACATCACGAAATTATCATATTGAAAATCATGTAGGTTCAGTCGGAATTATTCCTGCTTTTACAAGAACGATTTGTAATGATTGTAATAGAATCAGAATTACTTCTATGGGCACTTTTAAAAATTGTTTGTTTGATGATGGCGTTTTTAATTTGAGAGATTTTATCAGAAATGGCGCCTCAAATGATGATTTAAAAACACTTTTTTTATCACTCATTAAAGAAAAACCTGAAAATGGATTTGTAGCAGAAGCAAATCGTAAAAAGGGAAATGTTTCTGAAAGTATGAGTACAATAGGAGGTTAA
- a CDS encoding DUF6691 family protein, which yields MRNIKFLVLGIFFAIVLSKSQAISWVRFYEMFRFQSFHMFGIIGSAIVISAIFMQLFKHGKIKDIHGNIITPKKKEKGFVRTLVGGTFFGIGWGISGACAGPIFVILGFKFLPALILLISALIGAFIYGLLSKKLPN from the coding sequence ATGAGAAATATCAAATTTTTAGTTTTAGGAATCTTTTTTGCGATTGTTTTAAGCAAATCTCAAGCTATTTCTTGGGTACGTTTTTATGAAATGTTTCGTTTTCAATCGTTTCATATGTTTGGAATTATTGGGAGTGCTATTGTCATTTCAGCCATTTTTATGCAGTTATTTAAACACGGAAAAATAAAAGACATTCATGGTAACATCATCACTCCAAAAAAGAAAGAAAAAGGGTTTGTTAGAACTTTGGTTGGAGGAACTTTTTTTGGAATTGGATGGGGAATTTCTGGTGCCTGTGCAGGACCTATTTTTGTAATTCTGGGATTCAAATTTTTACCCGCTTTGATTTTGTTAATTTCTGCTTTGATTGGCGCTTTCATTTATGGATTATTGAGTAAAAAATTACCAAATTAA
- a CDS encoding YeeE/YedE family protein translates to MDFIFEPWPWFVGGPLIALSLVLYFYFGKNFGTSTDFETLCTLAGAGKFSDYFKKDWKERDYGLMFAIGLVIGGFIASNFLIPDQTVNLNPKSVQELTEIGFSNVGNQYFPDEIFSNEAVFSLKGFFILVFSGLLIGFGTRYAGGCTSGHAITGLSSLQFPSLLAVIGFFIGGIIAAWFIIPSIF, encoded by the coding sequence ATGGATTTTATATTTGAACCTTGGCCTTGGTTTGTTGGAGGTCCTTTAATTGCACTTTCGTTGGTTTTATACTTTTATTTTGGTAAAAACTTTGGTACATCTACTGATTTCGAAACGCTTTGCACTTTGGCTGGAGCAGGAAAATTCTCTGATTATTTCAAAAAAGATTGGAAAGAACGCGATTATGGACTGATGTTCGCAATTGGTTTGGTAATTGGTGGATTCATTGCGTCCAACTTTTTGATTCCTGATCAAACTGTAAATTTGAATCCGAAATCTGTGCAAGAATTAACAGAAATAGGCTTTTCGAATGTTGGAAATCAATATTTTCCAGATGAAATATTTAGCAATGAAGCCGTTTTTTCTCTCAAAGGATTTTTCATTTTAGTATTCTCAGGATTGTTAATTGGTTTTGGAACACGTTATGCAGGAGGTTGTACTTCAGGACACGCAATTACAGGATTAAGTAGTTTGCAATTTCCATCATTATTGGCTGTTATTGGTTTTTTTATTGGTGGTATTATTGCTGCTTGGTTTATCATCCCTTCAATTTTTTAA
- a CDS encoding 3-deoxy-D-manno-octulosonic acid transferase: MNYLYNLIVFLTSILLPIIAVFNKKIKLFVDGRKETFPKITTLKNQEVIWFHAASLGEFEQARPIIEELKSSFSKYKILVTFFSPSGYEIRKNYDLADVICYLPLDSKSNAQQFIGKLQIKFVIFIKYEFWPNFLFELKRNEIPTLLVSGIFRENQLFFKSYGNFMRVALQTFHHFFLQDETSKKLLESIDFKNNTVVGDTRFDRVAKILQQNNTLDFISAFKNNQYTIVAGSTWRDDEELLINYINKNDSSKEKFIIAPHNINKEAIATLQKSINKKTVLFSEKEEKKLADFDVFIIDTIGILTKIYAAADVAYVGGGLKTGLHNILEPATFGIPVVIGNKYQKFKEAVDLVRLNGCISISNQSEFSTIFTKLNQDKNFRLATGNINKKYIQEHLGATQKIMNYLKTRL, from the coding sequence ATGAATTATTTGTACAATCTTATAGTTTTTTTAACTTCAATTCTATTGCCAATTATTGCTGTATTCAATAAAAAAATAAAATTATTTGTTGATGGTAGAAAAGAGACTTTTCCTAAAATTACAACTTTAAAAAATCAAGAAGTTATTTGGTTTCATGCAGCTTCTTTGGGCGAATTTGAGCAAGCAAGACCCATTATTGAGGAGTTGAAAAGTTCATTTTCAAAGTATAAAATATTGGTTACTTTTTTCTCTCCATCTGGATATGAAATCAGAAAAAACTATGATTTAGCAGATGTAATTTGCTATTTACCTTTGGATTCTAAATCAAATGCCCAGCAATTTATAGGTAAATTGCAAATTAAATTTGTTATTTTTATAAAGTATGAATTTTGGCCTAATTTCTTATTCGAGTTAAAAAGAAATGAAATTCCCACATTACTAGTTTCTGGGATTTTTAGAGAAAATCAACTTTTTTTTAAATCGTATGGAAACTTTATGAGAGTTGCTTTACAAACATTTCATCATTTCTTTCTGCAAGATGAAACATCCAAAAAATTGTTAGAAAGTATTGATTTTAAAAATAATACAGTTGTTGGTGATACTCGTTTTGATCGGGTCGCAAAAATTTTACAACAAAACAATACTCTGGATTTTATATCAGCATTTAAAAATAATCAATACACAATTGTTGCAGGAAGTACTTGGAGAGATGATGAAGAATTATTGATTAACTACATCAATAAAAATGATTCTTCAAAGGAAAAATTCATCATTGCTCCACACAATATTAACAAAGAAGCAATTGCAACATTGCAAAAATCAATTAATAAAAAAACGGTATTATTTTCAGAAAAAGAAGAAAAAAAATTAGCTGATTTTGATGTTTTTATCATTGATACCATCGGAATTTTAACTAAAATTTACGCTGCTGCAGATGTGGCTTACGTTGGTGGAGGTCTCAAAACAGGATTGCACAATATTTTAGAGCCTGCAACTTTTGGGATTCCTGTTGTAATTGGCAATAAATATCAAAAATTTAAAGAAGCTGTTGATTTAGTTCGTTTAAATGGCTGTATTTCAATCAGCAATCAAAGCGAATTTTCAACTATTTTTACAAAACTGAATCAAGATAAAAATTTCAGATTAGCAACTGGAAATATCAATAAAAAATACATTCAAGAACATTTGGGAGCAACTCAAAAAATTATGAATTATCTAAAAACAAGATTATAA
- a CDS encoding LytR/AlgR family response regulator transcription factor: protein MEKVKILVVEDEIIIADSICNALNELGYHALEPAINFTEAIETIETEKPDIAILDIQLSGKKSGIDLAKRIRESYHFPFIFLTSNSDSFTINQAKEVKPPAYLIKPFSKEELYSSIEIALHNFSVKSGDLMEENLIIKEAIFIKNKGFFTKVSFSDILYLKSDHVYVEILLHNQQKYVVRTSLNDILSKLNSNFIRVHRGFVINIAYLTQINSNSVKIIEEEIPIGKKFREDIVKRINLI from the coding sequence ATGGAAAAAGTAAAAATACTGGTTGTAGAAGACGAAATAATCATTGCAGATAGTATTTGTAATGCATTAAATGAACTGGGATATCATGCTTTAGAACCTGCAATAAATTTTACAGAAGCAATTGAAACAATTGAAACTGAAAAACCCGATATTGCCATTTTAGATATCCAACTTTCTGGTAAGAAATCAGGGATTGATTTGGCAAAAAGAATCAGAGAGAGTTATCACTTTCCATTTATTTTTCTAACATCCAATTCTGATTCTTTTACTATCAATCAAGCTAAAGAAGTAAAACCTCCTGCTTATTTGATAAAACCCTTTTCAAAAGAAGAGTTGTATAGCTCTATTGAAATTGCGTTGCATAATTTTTCAGTAAAATCAGGAGATTTAATGGAAGAAAATCTGATTATCAAAGAGGCAATTTTCATTAAAAATAAAGGATTTTTCACAAAAGTTTCTTTCAGTGATATTTTGTATTTGAAAAGCGACCACGTTTATGTTGAAATTTTACTTCATAATCAACAAAAATATGTTGTAAGAACTAGTTTAAACGATATTTTAAGCAAATTGAATAGCAATTTTATTAGAGTTCACAGAGGATTTGTTATCAATATTGCATATTTAACGCAGATTAATAGTAATTCAGTTAAAATTATTGAAGAAGAAATTCCTATTGGTAAAAAGTTTAGAGAAGATATTGTAAAACGAATTAATCTAATTTAA